One Panicum virgatum strain AP13 chromosome 9K, P.virgatum_v5, whole genome shotgun sequence genomic region harbors:
- the LOC120649840 gene encoding CBS domain-containing protein CBSX3, mitochondrial-like, with protein sequence MQRAVQAIRSHGSVLKYAVQQHISAPKPAMLPAAFSRFMSASSARLEDSGFETATVADILKTKGKSADGSWLWCTTEDSVYDAVKSMTQHNVGALVVVKPGQEKAIAGIVTERDYLRKIIVQGRSSKSTKVGDIMTEENKLITVKPGTKVLQAMQLMTENRIRHIPVVEGTGMLGMVSIGDVVRAVVSEHKEELNRLNAYIHGGY encoded by the exons ATGCAACGGGCAGTGCAAGCCATCAGGTCGCATGGCAGTGTGCTTAAATATGCTGTTCAACAACACATCAGCGCTCCCAAACCAGCAATGCTTCCTGCTGCCTTTTCTCGCTTCATGTCAGCTTCATCTGCTCGCCTAGAGGACAGTGGATTTGAAACTGCCACTGTAGCTGATATCTTGAAGACTAAAGGGAAGAGTGCTGATGGATCTTGGCTCTGGTGCACCACAGAGGACAGTGTCTATGATGCTGTCAAATCG ATGACGCAACACAATGTGGGGGCTTTGGTGGTGGTCAAACCGGGACAGGAAAAAGCAATTGCTGGCATTGTCACGGAGAGAG ATTATCTCCGGAAAATCATAGTGCAAGGACGATCTTCCAAGTCAACTAAGGTTGGAGACATCATGACTGAAGAG AACAAACTGATCACCGTGAAGCCTGGCACCAAGGTCCTGCAAGCAATGCAGCTGATGACAG AGAACCGCATCAGACACATCCCGGTGGTCGAAGGCACGGGGATGCTGGGGATGGTCTCCATCGGCGACGTCGTCCGCGCGGTGGTCAGCGAGCACAAGGAGGAGCTGAACAGGCTCAACGCCTACATCCATGGAGGCTACTAG
- the LOC120649841 gene encoding uncharacterized protein LOC120649841 — protein MAAAAPTVRGYGPASSSSSSVPLPRPRMPASFGPVTTRRAASVRLRAAVADAPQGLQLQRRDREEGLMGSVFGRGDGDDEEELEKVGEEKVEGWMRESIAEIVRHIGEAPFLVHLFSSDDDDGVTVRREPASPESWPDVKRRWGPGGQRRPDGIILVEQVAAAAADGGASATEAARQVWGLVVQARGMECASCYVLDTCRVRSSAGFCTHFCLARAQCFGDPVELQLQNAWLNRLAGRR, from the coding sequence atggcggcggcggcgcccaccgtGCGGGGGTACGgcccggcgtcgtcgtcgtcgtcgtcggtgccgctgccgcggccgcggaTGCCGGCGTCGTTCGGGCCCGTGACGACGCGGCGGGCGGCCTCGGTGCGCCTGCGCGCGGCGGTCGCGGACGCGCCCCAGGGGCTGCAGCTCCAGCGCCGGGACCGGGAGGAGGGGTTGATGGGGAGCGTGTTTGGCAGAGGGGATGGTGATgatgaggaggagttggagaaggTCGGGGAGGAGAAGGTGGAGGGGTGGATGCGGGAGTCGATCGCGGAGATCGTGCGGCACATCGGGGAGGCGCCGTTCCTGGTGCACCTGTTCAGcagcgacgatgacgacggcgtgACGGTGCGGCGGGAGCCCGCGTCGCCGGAGAGCTGGCCCGACGTGAAGCGCCGGTGGGGGccgggcgggcagcggcggccggacgGGATCATCCTGGTGGAGCaggtggccgccgcggccgcggacggcggcgcctccgccacggaggcggcgcggcaggtCTGGGGGCTGGTGGTGCAGGCGCGCGGGATGGAGTGCGCGTCCTGCTACGTGCTCGACACCTGCCGCGTGCGCTCCTCGGCCGGCTTCTGCACGCACTTCTGCCTCGCCCGGGCGCAGTGCTTCGGCGACCCCGTCGAGCTCCAGCTCCAAAACGCCTGGCTCaaccgcctcgccggccgccgatag